One Streptomyces sp. L2 genomic window carries:
- a CDS encoding molybdopterin cofactor-binding domain-containing protein → MSNEAATATTTATTAAEAAPVPEPLPHGLGASLPHADARAKTEGTFPYAADLWAEGLLWAAVLRSPHAHARIVSIDTSHAREMPGVRAVVTHEDVPGTPRYGRGIPDRPVFASEVVRHHGEPIAAVAADHPDTARMAAAAVIVEYEVLEPVTDPEQSFEAEPLHPDGNLIRHIPLRHGDPDAVGEVVVEGQYRIGRQDPAPIGAEAGLAVPRPDGGVELYLASTDPHADRNTAAACYGLSPDQVKIVVTGVPGATADREDQGFQLPLGLLALRTGCPVKLTATREESFLGHAHRHPTLLRYRHHADADGRLVKVEAQILLDGGAYADTSAESLAAAVSFACGPYVVPNAFIEGWAVRTNNPPSGHVRGEGAMQVCAAYEAQMDKLAKKLGVDPAELRLRNVLATGDVLPIGQTVTCPAPVAELLQAVQEFPLPALPKDTPEEDWLLPGGPEGAGEPGAVRRGVGYGLGMVHMLGAEGADEVSTATVKVHDGIATVLCAAVETGQGFTTLARQIVQETLGIDEVHVAPVDTDQPPAGAGCRSRHTWVSGGAVERAAKMVRTQLLQPLAHKFGMSTELLQITDGKITSYDGVLSTTVTEAMEGKELWATAQCRPHPTEPLDGAGQGDAFVGLAFCAIRAVVDVDIELGSVRVVELAVAQDVGRILNPTQLAARIEAGVTQGVGIALTENLRTPRGLVRHPDLTGYALPTALDAPDIRIVRLVEERDVVAPFGAKSVSAVPVVTSPAAIASAVRAATGRPVNRLPIRPQAAVVTDR, encoded by the coding sequence TTGAGCAACGAAGCCGCCACCGCGACCACGACCGCGACCACCGCCGCGGAAGCGGCCCCCGTCCCGGAGCCGTTGCCGCACGGCCTCGGCGCCTCCCTGCCGCACGCCGACGCCCGCGCCAAGACCGAGGGCACGTTCCCGTACGCCGCCGACCTGTGGGCCGAGGGCCTGCTGTGGGCGGCCGTCCTGCGCTCCCCGCACGCGCACGCGCGCATCGTGTCCATCGACACCTCCCACGCGCGCGAGATGCCCGGGGTCCGCGCCGTCGTCACCCACGAGGACGTCCCCGGCACCCCCCGGTACGGGCGCGGCATCCCCGACCGGCCGGTGTTCGCCTCCGAGGTCGTACGCCACCACGGCGAGCCCATCGCCGCCGTCGCCGCCGACCACCCGGACACCGCGCGGATGGCCGCCGCGGCCGTCATCGTCGAGTACGAGGTGCTCGAACCGGTCACCGACCCCGAGCAGTCCTTCGAGGCCGAGCCGCTGCACCCCGACGGCAACCTGATCCGGCACATCCCGCTGCGCCACGGCGACCCGGACGCGGTCGGCGAGGTCGTCGTCGAGGGCCAGTACCGCATCGGCCGCCAGGACCCGGCCCCGATCGGCGCCGAGGCCGGCCTCGCGGTCCCCCGGCCGGACGGCGGGGTGGAGCTGTACCTGGCCTCCACCGACCCGCACGCCGACCGGAACACGGCCGCGGCCTGCTACGGCTTGTCCCCCGATCAGGTGAAGATCGTCGTCACCGGGGTGCCGGGCGCCACCGCCGACCGCGAGGACCAGGGCTTCCAGCTCCCGCTCGGCCTGCTCGCGCTGCGCACCGGATGCCCGGTGAAGCTCACGGCGACCCGCGAGGAGTCCTTCCTCGGCCACGCCCACCGCCACCCGACCCTGCTGCGCTACCGCCACCACGCCGACGCCGACGGCCGGCTCGTCAAGGTCGAGGCGCAGATCCTGCTGGACGGGGGCGCGTACGCCGACACCTCGGCGGAGTCGCTGGCCGCCGCCGTCTCGTTCGCGTGCGGGCCGTACGTCGTCCCGAACGCGTTCATCGAGGGCTGGGCCGTCCGCACCAACAACCCGCCCTCCGGCCATGTGCGCGGCGAGGGCGCCATGCAGGTGTGCGCCGCATACGAGGCGCAGATGGACAAGCTGGCGAAGAAGCTCGGCGTGGACCCGGCCGAACTGCGGCTGCGCAACGTCCTCGCCACCGGTGACGTCCTGCCGATCGGGCAGACCGTGACCTGTCCGGCGCCGGTGGCCGAACTCCTCCAGGCCGTGCAGGAGTTCCCGCTGCCCGCCCTGCCCAAGGACACGCCCGAGGAGGACTGGCTGCTGCCCGGCGGCCCCGAGGGCGCGGGCGAACCGGGCGCGGTGCGCCGGGGCGTCGGCTACGGGCTCGGCATGGTGCACATGCTCGGCGCGGAGGGCGCCGACGAGGTCTCCACCGCCACGGTGAAGGTGCACGACGGCATCGCCACCGTGCTGTGCGCGGCGGTCGAGACCGGCCAGGGCTTCACGACGCTCGCCCGGCAGATCGTGCAGGAGACCCTCGGCATCGACGAGGTGCACGTGGCGCCCGTCGACACCGACCAGCCGCCGGCCGGCGCGGGCTGCCGCAGCCGGCACACCTGGGTGTCGGGCGGCGCGGTCGAACGGGCCGCCAAGATGGTCCGCACGCAACTGCTGCAGCCCCTCGCGCACAAGTTCGGCATGTCCACCGAGCTGCTCCAGATCACCGACGGCAAGATCACCTCGTACGACGGCGTGCTGTCGACGACCGTCACCGAGGCGATGGAGGGCAAGGAGCTGTGGGCCACGGCCCAGTGCCGCCCGCACCCCACCGAGCCGCTGGACGGAGCCGGGCAGGGCGACGCCTTCGTGGGCCTCGCGTTCTGCGCGATCCGCGCGGTGGTCGACGTCGACATCGAGCTGGGCTCGGTCCGTGTGGTGGAGCTGGCGGTCGCCCAGGACGTGGGCCGGATCCTGAACCCGACGCAGCTCGCGGCCCGGATCGAGGCGGGCGTCACCCAGGGTGTGGGCATCGCGCTCACCGAGAACCTGCGCACGCCCCGCGGCCTGGTCCGCCACCCCGACCTGACCGGCTACGCCCTGCCGACCGCCCTGGACGCACCGGACATCCGGATCGTCCGGCTGGTCGAGGAACGGGACGTGGTCGCGCCGTTCGGCGCCAAGTCGGTCAGCGCGGTGCCCGTGGTGACCTCCCCGGCGGCGATCGCCTCCGCGGTGCGCGCGGCGACGGGCCGCCCGGTCAACCGCCTCCCGATCCGCCCCCAGGCGGCGGTCGTCACCGACCGGTGA
- a CDS encoding SUKH-4 family immunity protein yields the protein MSTTDAGSTAITLTEAELAGLVTHAPTRGLLTGPGLPAGTDLLTFSPLRTHGLRRLGDAADGPLRVAEELRDRLVIGELLSPADMERESILLDGSTGEVTTAYLFHPCDARPFAPSLETLLRFAAVTEELAGLRGRFAALAGRYGPQVVADASRSLLALFEEGAGGEVPPYWKAAALIRPLSLVAGPGTASGLTLDVQARLLEQEFGPGRVTRFEEVDFPGTLTHEPTRRFLRETGLPEEAVLFHLDTDVLLPTLTDYYAAERPDFPLSELPAHASHLIRLGDLVADNSLVVDGRTGAVLNFSEPEATLYPLNTDLSTLAFTLWLLHHERTIDEHLGNELTTEAYEQLAAAMIHTLGAVDPTGTYPHTDWHYWTELFQDEAGGVL from the coding sequence ATGAGCACCACCGACGCCGGGTCCACGGCGATCACGCTGACCGAGGCCGAGCTGGCCGGTCTCGTCACGCACGCGCCGACGCGCGGCCTGCTCACCGGCCCCGGACTGCCCGCCGGCACCGACCTGCTGACGTTCTCTCCGCTGCGCACGCACGGGCTGCGCAGACTGGGGGACGCGGCGGACGGTCCGCTGCGGGTGGCGGAGGAGCTGCGGGACCGCCTGGTGATCGGTGAACTCCTCAGCCCGGCGGACATGGAGCGCGAGTCCATCCTCCTCGACGGCAGCACGGGCGAGGTGACGACGGCCTACCTGTTCCACCCGTGCGACGCCCGCCCCTTCGCCCCCTCCCTGGAGACGCTCCTGCGCTTCGCCGCCGTCACAGAGGAACTGGCGGGCCTGCGCGGCCGGTTCGCCGCGCTGGCGGGGCGGTACGGCCCGCAGGTGGTCGCCGACGCCTCCCGCAGCCTCCTCGCGCTGTTCGAGGAGGGTGCCGGCGGTGAGGTCCCGCCCTACTGGAAGGCGGCGGCCCTGATCCGTCCGCTCTCCCTCGTCGCCGGTCCGGGTACGGCGTCCGGGCTGACGCTGGACGTCCAGGCCCGCCTGCTGGAGCAGGAGTTCGGGCCCGGCCGGGTCACCCGCTTCGAGGAGGTCGACTTCCCCGGCACGCTCACCCACGAGCCGACCCGCCGCTTCCTGCGCGAGACGGGCCTGCCCGAGGAGGCCGTCCTCTTCCACCTCGACACGGACGTCCTCCTGCCGACCCTCACCGACTACTACGCCGCCGAGCGTCCCGACTTCCCGCTGTCCGAACTCCCCGCCCACGCCAGCCACTTGATCCGCCTCGGGGACCTGGTCGCCGACAACAGCCTGGTGGTCGACGGCAGAACGGGCGCCGTCCTGAACTTCAGCGAGCCGGAGGCCACGCTCTACCCCCTGAACACCGACCTCTCCACCCTCGCCTTCACGCTCTGGCTGCTGCACCACGAGCGCACCATCGACGAGCACCTGGGCAACGAGCTGACGACCGAGGCGTACGAGCAGCTCGCGGCGGCGATGATCCACACCCTGGGGGCCGTCGACCCGACGGGCACGTACCCGCACACCGACTGGCACTACTGGACGGAGCTGTTCCAGGACGAGGCGGGCGGGGTCCTGTGA
- the acs gene encoding acetate--CoA ligase — MTSSDGTAGTGGTAGANGTDATLANLLREERRFPPPGDLAATANVPESAYAEADADPDAFWAAAANRLDWAEPWTAVRDWSKAPFARWFTGGRLNVAYNCLDRHVAAGHGDHVAFHWEGEPGDTRTLTYAQLTEEVCRAANALLSLGVGTGDRVALYMPMIPETVIAMLACARIGAPHTVVFGGFSADALRSRIQDCDARVVITADGGYRRGNPSALKPAVDEAVRDCPDVRSVLVVRRTGQDVDWQDGRDVWWHDLVDAQPAEHTCEAFDSEHPLYIMYTSGTTAQPKGILHTSGGYLAQVAWSHWAVFDLKPETDVFWTAADIGWVTGHSYIVYGPLANGATSVLYEGTPDTPHQGRWWELVEKYGVTILYCAPTAIRTFMKWGSDIPEGFDLTSLRLIGSVGEPINPEAWIWYRRVIGGDRCPVVDTWWQTETGAQMISPLPGVSVLKPGSALRPLPGIKAEVVDDKGVPVPNGSGGYLVLTEPWPAMLRTIWGDEQRYIDTYWSRFPGWYFAGDGAKKDEDGDIWLLGRVDDVMNVSGHRISTTEVESALVSHPGVAEAAVVGAEDAVTGQGIVAFVILRSDAAEGGDGAALAKELRDHVAREIGPIARPRQILVVAELPKTRSGKIMRRLLRDVADRRALGDVTTLTDSSVMDAIRGGLSGQAAEE; from the coding sequence ATGACCTCGTCGGACGGCACAGCGGGCACGGGCGGCACGGCGGGCGCGAACGGCACCGACGCAACCCTGGCCAACCTGCTCCGCGAGGAGCGCCGTTTCCCGCCCCCGGGCGACCTGGCCGCCACGGCCAACGTCCCGGAGTCCGCGTACGCCGAGGCGGACGCGGACCCGGACGCCTTCTGGGCCGCCGCGGCGAACCGGCTGGACTGGGCCGAGCCGTGGACCGCCGTCCGCGACTGGAGCAAGGCGCCCTTCGCCCGCTGGTTCACCGGCGGGCGGCTCAACGTGGCGTACAACTGCCTGGACCGGCACGTCGCCGCCGGGCACGGCGACCACGTGGCGTTCCACTGGGAGGGCGAGCCGGGCGACACCCGCACGCTCACCTACGCCCAGCTGACCGAGGAGGTGTGCCGGGCCGCGAACGCCCTGCTCTCCCTCGGCGTGGGGACCGGCGACCGGGTCGCCCTCTACATGCCGATGATCCCCGAGACGGTGATCGCGATGCTGGCCTGCGCCCGCATCGGCGCCCCGCACACCGTGGTCTTCGGCGGCTTCTCCGCGGACGCGCTGCGCAGCCGCATCCAGGACTGCGACGCCCGCGTCGTCATCACCGCGGACGGCGGCTACCGCAGGGGCAACCCGTCCGCGCTGAAGCCCGCGGTGGACGAGGCGGTCCGCGACTGCCCCGACGTGCGCTCGGTGCTCGTCGTCCGCCGGACCGGTCAGGACGTGGACTGGCAGGACGGCCGCGACGTCTGGTGGCACGACCTGGTCGACGCGCAGCCGGCCGAGCACACCTGCGAGGCGTTCGACAGCGAGCACCCGCTGTACATCATGTACACCTCGGGTACGACGGCCCAGCCGAAGGGCATCCTGCACACCTCGGGCGGCTACCTCGCCCAGGTCGCCTGGTCGCACTGGGCGGTGTTCGACCTCAAGCCCGAGACCGACGTGTTCTGGACGGCCGCCGACATCGGCTGGGTCACCGGCCACTCCTACATCGTCTACGGCCCCCTCGCGAACGGGGCGACGTCGGTGCTCTACGAGGGCACCCCGGACACCCCGCACCAGGGCCGCTGGTGGGAGCTGGTGGAGAAGTACGGCGTCACCATCCTCTACTGCGCGCCCACCGCGATCCGCACCTTCATGAAGTGGGGCAGCGACATCCCCGAGGGGTTCGACCTCACCTCGCTGCGGCTGATCGGCTCGGTGGGCGAGCCCATCAACCCGGAGGCGTGGATCTGGTACCGGAGGGTGATCGGCGGCGACCGCTGCCCGGTGGTGGACACCTGGTGGCAGACGGAGACCGGCGCCCAGATGATCAGCCCGCTGCCCGGGGTGAGCGTCCTCAAGCCGGGTTCGGCGCTGCGCCCGCTGCCCGGCATCAAGGCCGAGGTCGTGGACGACAAGGGCGTCCCGGTGCCCAACGGCTCCGGCGGCTACCTGGTGCTCACCGAGCCGTGGCCGGCGATGCTGCGCACCATCTGGGGCGACGAGCAGCGCTACATCGACACCTACTGGTCGCGCTTCCCCGGCTGGTACTTCGCCGGTGACGGGGCCAAGAAGGACGAGGACGGCGACATCTGGCTGCTGGGCCGGGTGGACGACGTCATGAACGTCTCCGGGCACCGGATCTCCACCACGGAGGTGGAGTCGGCTCTCGTGTCCCACCCGGGGGTGGCCGAGGCGGCCGTGGTCGGCGCCGAGGACGCGGTCACCGGGCAGGGCATCGTGGCCTTCGTGATCCTGCGCTCCGACGCGGCGGAGGGCGGCGACGGCGCCGCGCTCGCCAAGGAACTGCGCGACCACGTGGCCCGGGAGATCGGGCCGATCGCGCGACCGCGGCAGATCCTGGTCGTGGCGGAACTGCCCAAGACCCGCTCCGGGAAGATCATGCGCCGTCTGCTGCGTGACGTGGCCGACCGGCGTGCCCTGGGCGACGTCACCACCCTGACCGACTCCTCGGTGATGGACGCCATCCGCGGCGGTCTGAGCGGACAGGCGGCCGAGGAGTAG
- a CDS encoding acetate uptake transporter family protein, with amino-acid sequence MSTPQTGAVTPAAEQPIADPGPLGLAGFAATTFVLSAFNADLIDATLSGVVLPLALFYGGLAQLLAGMWEFRKGNTFGATAFCSYASFWLSYAAYVRFVHLPPATAHQATGLYLLVWSIFTVYMTVAALRTSGALVVVLGLLSATYIVLTIAEFSSSTTTAKIGGWLGLITAVAAWYASFAGVVNATWKRQVVPVMPLSGRERVRP; translated from the coding sequence ATGAGCACCCCACAGACCGGCGCCGTCACACCGGCCGCCGAACAGCCCATCGCCGACCCCGGCCCGCTCGGCCTGGCCGGATTCGCCGCGACCACGTTCGTACTGAGCGCCTTCAACGCGGACCTCATCGACGCCACGCTCAGCGGCGTCGTCCTGCCGCTCGCCCTGTTCTACGGCGGGCTGGCCCAACTCCTCGCGGGCATGTGGGAGTTCCGCAAGGGCAACACCTTCGGCGCGACCGCGTTCTGCTCGTACGCCTCGTTCTGGCTGTCGTACGCCGCGTACGTCAGGTTCGTGCACCTGCCGCCCGCCACCGCACACCAGGCGACCGGGCTGTACCTGCTGGTCTGGTCGATCTTCACCGTCTACATGACGGTCGCCGCGCTGCGCACCAGCGGCGCGCTCGTCGTCGTGCTGGGCCTGCTGTCGGCCACCTACATCGTGCTGACCATCGCCGAGTTCTCGTCCTCCACGACCACCGCGAAGATCGGCGGCTGGCTGGGCCTGATCACCGCGGTCGCCGCCTGGTACGCGTCCTTCGCCGGCGTCGTCAACGCCACCTGGAAGCGGCAGGTCGTCCCGGTGATGCCGCTGTCCGGGCGGGAAAGGGTACGGCCATGA
- a CDS encoding DEAD/DEAH box helicase: MTTTAAATSHHLSPAFPGRAPWGTANKLRAWQQGAMERYVQEQPRDFLAVATPGAGKTTFALTLASWLLHHHVVQQVTVVAPTEHLKKQWAEAAARIGIKLDPEYSAGPLGKDYHGVAVTYAGVGVRPMLHRNRVEQRKTLVILDEIHHAGDSKSWGEACLEAFEPATRRLALTGTPFRSDTNPIPFVTYEEGNDGIRRSAADYTYGYGNALADHVVRPVIFLSYSGNMRWRTKAGDEIAARLGEPMTKDAISQAWRTALDPRGEWMPSVLRAADQRLTEVRKGIPDAGALVIASDQDSARAYAKLIREITGSKATLVLSDDAGASKRIDEFSQGDDRWMVAVRMVSEGVDVPRLAVGVYATTISTPLFFAQAVGRFVRSRRRGETASVFLPTVPDLLTFANEMEKERDHALDKPKKEGEEDPYAESEKEMDEANKQQDEDTGEQEQFSFEALESEAVFDRVLYDGAEFGMQAHPGSEEEQDYLGIPGLLEPDQVQMLLQKRQARQIAHSRKKPDSEADLLELPAERRPVVSHKEMMELRKQLNTMVSAYVHQSGKPHGVIHTELRRVCGGPASAEATAGQLRQRIAKMGEWATRMR, encoded by the coding sequence GTGACTACCACCGCCGCCGCCACCTCCCACCACCTCTCGCCCGCCTTCCCCGGCCGCGCCCCCTGGGGCACAGCCAACAAGCTGCGTGCCTGGCAGCAGGGGGCGATGGAGAGGTACGTCCAGGAGCAGCCGCGTGACTTCCTCGCCGTCGCGACGCCCGGCGCCGGGAAGACGACGTTCGCGCTGACCCTCGCGTCCTGGCTGCTGCACCACCACGTCGTGCAGCAGGTGACCGTGGTCGCGCCGACCGAACACTTGAAGAAGCAGTGGGCCGAGGCCGCGGCGCGGATAGGCATCAAGCTCGACCCCGAGTACAGCGCGGGCCCGCTCGGCAAGGACTACCACGGCGTCGCCGTGACCTACGCGGGCGTCGGCGTGAGGCCCATGCTGCACCGCAACCGCGTCGAGCAGCGCAAGACCCTCGTCATCCTCGACGAGATCCACCACGCCGGTGACTCCAAGTCCTGGGGCGAGGCCTGCCTGGAGGCGTTCGAGCCCGCCACCCGCCGGCTCGCCCTCACCGGCACGCCGTTCCGCTCGGACACCAACCCCATCCCCTTCGTCACGTACGAGGAGGGCAACGACGGGATCCGGCGCTCGGCCGCCGACTACACCTACGGCTACGGCAACGCCCTCGCCGACCACGTCGTCCGGCCGGTCATCTTCCTCTCCTACAGCGGCAACATGCGCTGGCGCACCAAGGCCGGCGACGAGATCGCCGCCCGGCTCGGCGAGCCGATGACGAAGGACGCGATCAGCCAGGCCTGGCGTACGGCCCTCGACCCGCGCGGCGAATGGATGCCCAGCGTGCTGCGCGCCGCCGACCAGCGGCTGACCGAGGTCAGGAAGGGCATCCCGGACGCCGGCGCCCTCGTCATCGCTTCCGACCAGGACTCGGCCCGCGCCTACGCCAAGCTGATCCGCGAGATCACCGGCAGCAAGGCCACCCTCGTGCTCTCCGACGACGCCGGCGCCTCGAAGCGGATCGACGAGTTCAGCCAGGGCGACGACCGCTGGATGGTCGCGGTGCGGATGGTGTCCGAGGGCGTCGACGTGCCCCGGCTCGCGGTCGGCGTGTACGCCACCACCATCTCCACTCCTCTCTTCTTCGCCCAGGCCGTGGGTCGTTTCGTACGGTCCCGGCGGCGCGGCGAGACCGCGTCCGTGTTCCTGCCGACCGTGCCCGACCTGCTGACCTTCGCCAATGAGATGGAGAAGGAACGGGACCACGCCCTCGACAAGCCGAAGAAGGAGGGCGAGGAGGATCCGTACGCCGAGTCCGAGAAGGAGATGGACGAGGCGAACAAGCAGCAGGACGAGGACACCGGCGAGCAGGAGCAGTTCTCCTTCGAGGCGCTGGAGTCCGAGGCCGTCTTCGACCGGGTCCTCTACGACGGCGCCGAGTTCGGCATGCAGGCGCACCCGGGCAGCGAGGAGGAACAGGACTACCTGGGCATCCCGGGACTCCTGGAACCCGACCAGGTGCAGATGCTGCTGCAGAAGCGGCAGGCCCGGCAGATCGCGCACAGCCGCAAGAAGCCGGACTCCGAGGCCGACCTGCTGGAACTGCCCGCCGAGCGGCGGCCCGTCGTCTCCCACAAGGAGATGATGGAACTGCGCAAGCAGCTGAACACGATGGTCAGCGCCTACGTCCACCAGAGCGGCAAGCCGCACGGGGTGATCCACACCGAGCTGCGGCGGGTGTGCGGGGGGCCGGCCAGCGCGGAGGCGACGGCGGGGCAGTTGCGGCAGCGGATCGCGAAGATGGGGGAGTGGGCCACGCGGATGCGGTGA
- a CDS encoding helix-turn-helix domain-containing protein: MTAETSQTLDRGLRVLKLLADTDHGLTVTELSNKLGVNRTVVYRLLATLEQHALVRRDLGGRARVGLGVLRLGRQVHPLVREAALPALRSLAEDIGATAHLTLVDGTEALAVAVVEPTWTDYHVAYRAGFRHPLDRGAAGRAILAARQAPLSEPGYTLTHGELEAGASGAAAALIGVTGVEGSVGVVMLADSVPERVGPRVVDAAREVAEALR; the protein is encoded by the coding sequence GTGACCGCGGAGACCTCTCAGACGCTCGACCGGGGACTGCGCGTCCTCAAGCTGCTGGCCGACACGGACCACGGGCTGACCGTCACCGAGCTTTCCAACAAACTGGGCGTGAACCGGACCGTGGTGTACCGGCTGCTCGCCACGCTGGAGCAGCACGCCCTCGTACGGCGTGATCTCGGTGGCCGGGCCCGCGTGGGCCTCGGGGTGCTGCGGCTGGGCCGCCAGGTGCATCCGCTGGTACGGGAGGCCGCGCTGCCGGCGCTGCGCTCGCTCGCGGAGGACATCGGGGCGACGGCGCACCTGACGCTGGTGGACGGGACGGAGGCGCTGGCCGTCGCCGTGGTCGAGCCGACCTGGACGGACTACCACGTGGCCTACCGGGCCGGGTTCCGGCACCCCCTGGACCGGGGTGCGGCGGGCCGGGCCATCCTCGCCGCCCGGCAGGCGCCCCTGTCCGAGCCGGGGTACACGCTCACGCACGGTGAGCTGGAGGCGGGGGCGAGTGGGGCCGCGGCGGCGCTGATCGGGGTGACCGGCGTCGAGGGCAGCGTCGGCGTCGTCATGCTCGCGGACTCCGTCCCGGAGAGGGTCGGCCCCCGAGTCGTCGACGCGGCCCGAGAGGTGGCGGAGGCCCTCCGCTGA
- a CDS encoding S16 family serine protease, whose product MLSRLTRPQALLVCVLPVVALLATAAFAPLPFTVAQPGLTADVLGKNKGTQVITISGAPVRATKGQLRMVTIEATGPDTPVHLGDVLGNWFRTDRAVMPHDSVYPSGGTVKEIEKHNTQQMRQSQDAATQAALNYLHLSGDDVKVKLRLADVGGPSAGLLFTLGIIDKLDGDGSGGDLTGGRAIAGTGTIDAHGAVGAVGGVALKTQAARRDGATVFLVPKDECSDAQSELPKGLRLVPVSTLKGTVTALKALQTGKGSVPSC is encoded by the coding sequence GTGCTCTCACGTCTCACGCGGCCCCAGGCCCTCCTCGTCTGTGTCCTGCCCGTCGTGGCCCTGCTGGCGACCGCCGCGTTCGCGCCGCTGCCGTTCACCGTGGCGCAGCCGGGGCTGACCGCCGATGTGCTGGGGAAGAACAAGGGCACCCAGGTGATCACCATCTCGGGGGCGCCGGTCCGCGCGACCAAGGGCCAGCTGCGGATGGTGACCATCGAGGCGACCGGCCCGGACACCCCCGTCCACCTCGGCGACGTGCTGGGCAACTGGTTCCGGACCGACCGGGCCGTCATGCCCCACGACTCGGTCTACCCGAGCGGCGGCACCGTCAAGGAGATCGAGAAGCACAACACCCAGCAGATGCGGCAGTCGCAGGACGCGGCGACACAGGCCGCGCTGAACTACCTGCACCTGAGCGGCGACGACGTCAAGGTCAAGCTGCGGCTCGCCGACGTGGGCGGCCCCAGCGCGGGCCTGCTGTTCACCCTCGGCATCATCGACAAGCTGGACGGCGACGGCAGCGGCGGCGACCTGACGGGCGGCCGCGCCATCGCCGGTACGGGGACGATCGACGCCCACGGCGCGGTCGGCGCGGTCGGCGGGGTGGCCCTGAAGACGCAGGCCGCCCGCCGGGACGGCGCGACCGTCTTCCTGGTCCCGAAGGACGAGTGCTCCGACGCCCAGTCCGAGCTGCCGAAGGGCCTGCGACTGGTCCCGGTCAGCACCCTGAAGGGCACGGTCACCGCCCTGAAGGCCCTTCAGACGGGCAAGGGCTCCGTACCGAGCTGTTAG
- a CDS encoding helix-turn-helix domain-containing protein — translation MTEHEERPQRRLDARSLRGLAHPLRMRLLDALRHNGPATASQLGDRLGESSGATSYHLRQLAAHGFVEDAPEHGKGRERWWRAVDQGLVFDTAEFEGAGPEVRGLAEAFLHEVAANHARELSTWLGNRDHWSADWSSATDMSDATLRLDAELAAELIQKMHALIDGYRDRATDAPGAEHVRIHTHLFPIETD, via the coding sequence ATGACGGAGCACGAGGAACGGCCGCAGCGCCGACTGGACGCCCGCTCGCTGCGGGGGCTCGCCCATCCCCTGCGGATGCGGCTGCTGGACGCCCTGCGGCACAACGGACCGGCCACCGCCTCCCAACTGGGCGACCGGCTCGGCGAGTCCAGCGGCGCGACCAGCTACCACCTGCGCCAGCTCGCCGCCCACGGCTTCGTGGAGGACGCCCCGGAACACGGCAAGGGCCGGGAGCGGTGGTGGCGGGCGGTGGACCAGGGCCTGGTCTTCGACACCGCCGAATTCGAGGGGGCGGGACCGGAGGTGCGGGGACTGGCCGAGGCCTTCCTGCACGAGGTCGCCGCGAACCACGCCCGTGAGCTGTCGACCTGGCTCGGCAACCGGGACCACTGGTCCGCGGACTGGTCCAGCGCCACCGACATGAGCGACGCGACGCTACGGCTCGACGCCGAGCTGGCCGCCGAGCTGATCCAGAAGATGCACGCCCTGATCGACGGCTACCGCGACCGCGCCACCGACGCGCCCGGTGCCGAGCACGTACGGATCCACACGCACCTGTTCCCCATCGAGACGGACTGA